TTCCTGCGCCCTTGATTTTAGCGCCCATTTTGTTCATGTAGTTCGCCATGTCGACAATTTCAGGCTCTTTCGCACAGTTTTCAATGACTGTTGTGCCTTCAGCAAGTGTTGCAGCTGCCATAATGTTTTCAGTGGCACCTACACTTGGGAAGTCCAGATAGATTTTAGCGCCTTTTAAGCGGCCATTTGTTTTCGCTTCGATAAAGCCATTTCCAACTGTTACATCAGCGCCCATTGCTTCAAAGCCTTTTAAGTGAAGATCGATTGGTCGTGAACCGATTGCACAGCCCCCAGGAAGTGCCACTCGTGCGTGACCGTTTCTTGCTAAAAGTGGTCCCATGACCTGTACGGATGCACGCATCTTGCGTACATATTCAAAAGGTGCTTCCGGTGCAAGATCTCTGCTTGCATCTACAATGACTTTGTTTTCTTCTACTGTGTAGCTCACATCTGCATTTAGATGTATCAGTACCTGATTAATCGTTTTTACATCTGATAGTGCAGGTACTTCTAATAATGTACTTTTTCCTTTTCCAGCTAAAAGTGCTGCTGCTAAAATTGGAAGAACTGCATTTTTAGCACCTTCTACTTTGACTGAACCTTGCAGCTTATTACCGCCGCGTACGATGATTTTTTCCAAGTGAGTTCCCCTCCGCGTCTTCATACTCATAATACTATTCATATTCAATGTAAGTGACTGAAGTGATATCGTCTGCTTCAATCGCACAATAGGCTATTCCAATAATCGTCTCATTTACAAGTAAACTTTTAAAAAACTAAAACATTACAAATCTTATCACTCTAGAACTCTTTTATACAAGAGAAGAAAGTCATGATTCATGGCAGTTTGACAAATTTCTCACGTGCCATACTTCTATTATCGACAGTTCTTGCTGTCTTTTATATACTCCGTTCTCTCATATATGAAGAGTTCAAGATAGCCCCCGCCGGTTTAGCAGCGCATGCTAGACTATTCCACATCATACTAAAGTTAAACCATTTCTTCCTGATTTGGTAGTTATAAAAATCACATTTTTTGAAAAATCAATGAAAATTCGATATGAAAACCTTTACATTGTGACAATTCTGTGCCTACCAAAGATAGGGTAGCTGCTGAGACCAGGTCGTATATGATAAGAAAAAGTTTGCAACAGTCGAGCCAATTGCAATGCTGACCAGTATAAATAATACTCTTGCCTGAAAAACTCTATTGGGCCGGATCGCTTTGTCGAATCTGAGCGCCTGCATCGACCAGAATGTTAATGCGATAAATGTTAAATGAATCAGCATGCTGAAAAGCGCCTGCTGTCCGAACTCTGCCATATCATGACTCCTTTCTGCCAACTTTGTCATTCTATCAAAGTATTCTTAGAATTCCATGAGAATGTGTGGGTAGTTTGTGAAAATGCTCATAAAGTATGATGTCAGTCCTCTTAAAAGAGTGTTGATTATATCCGTGGAACTAAGCCTGAAATTATAACGGTTATGGGCTGTTTGTTGCATATTTCACATAACCTTTTTAAATAAAAAACCGGCCCCCTTACCGGCCTGGCTAAAAGCCATTCCGGGGAGGGTGCCGGTTGAATCAGTTACATTTTGTTTTCGTATACATCAATGCGGTTCATTGCACGGCGAAGTGCAAGTTCTGCGCGTTTGAAGTCAACGTTGTCCTGTTTGGCCTGCAGAAGGCGCTCTGCCCGCTGCTTGGCTTCTTTTGCACGGTCGATATCAATGTCTGTTGCGGGCTCTGCTGCCTGCGCAAGGATTGTTACCTGCTCCGGGCGGACTTCGAGGAAGCCTCCGGTTACGGCTACGAGTTCAGTGCGTCCTTCTTTTTTCAGGCGGACAGCGCCGATCTCAAGCGGTGCAACCATTGGGATGTGCCCTGGCAGTATGCCTAGCTCCCCGCTCTGAGCTTTTGTGCTCACCATTTCTACAGCAGACTCGTACACAGGGCCATCGGGAGTAACGA
This region of Jeotgalibacillus malaysiensis genomic DNA includes:
- a CDS encoding F0F1 ATP synthase subunit epsilon, coding for MKTVNVNIVTPDGPVYESAVEMVSTKAQSGELGILPGHIPMVAPLEIGAVRLKKEGRTELVAVTGGFLEVRPEQVTILAQAAEPATDIDIDRAKEAKQRAERLLQAKQDNVDFKRAELALRRAMNRIDVYENKM
- a CDS encoding membrane protein, with translation MAEFGQQALFSMLIHLTFIALTFWSMQALRFDKAIRPNRVFQARVLFILVSIAIGSTVANFFLSYTTWSQQLPYLW